In one Pseudomonas sp. MM211 genomic region, the following are encoded:
- a CDS encoding amino acid ABC transporter permease: MSPRPDDDIAGLRIVKHRHWGRWFSALIVLLLLSLVATSMVNNPRFEWDVVAQNLTEESILNGVLMTIELTVISVVFGFAGGTLLALMRLSSNPVLVSVSWGYTWFFRAVPMLVQLFLWYNVAALYPQLSLSLPFVGEVWSAATNEVISPFSAAVLALVIHQSAYAAEIIRAGIQSVGQGQLEAAKALGYRPGQIFRQTVLPQAMRTILPPAGNEVIGQLKTTAVVSVIALQDVLYSAQIIYQRTYEVIPLLLVATAWYLVMTSVLSVLQHYVEVWFSRGNGPARSSWLRRNKGTQESEA, from the coding sequence ATGAGCCCACGGCCTGACGACGACATCGCCGGGCTGCGCATCGTCAAACACCGTCACTGGGGGCGCTGGTTCAGCGCCCTGATTGTCTTGCTGCTGCTGTCGCTGGTGGCCACTTCGATGGTCAACAACCCGCGTTTCGAATGGGACGTGGTGGCACAGAACCTGACAGAGGAATCGATCCTCAACGGCGTGCTGATGACCATCGAGCTGACGGTCATCTCGGTGGTCTTCGGCTTCGCCGGCGGTACGCTGCTGGCCTTGATGCGCCTGTCTTCCAACCCGGTGCTGGTCAGTGTCAGCTGGGGTTACACTTGGTTCTTCCGGGCCGTGCCGATGCTGGTGCAGCTGTTCCTCTGGTACAACGTCGCCGCACTCTATCCGCAGCTGTCACTGAGCCTGCCGTTCGTTGGCGAGGTGTGGAGCGCTGCCACCAACGAGGTGATCAGCCCGTTCAGCGCGGCGGTTCTGGCACTGGTCATTCACCAGTCCGCCTATGCGGCAGAAATCATCCGCGCCGGCATCCAGAGCGTCGGCCAGGGCCAGCTTGAAGCCGCCAAGGCACTCGGCTATCGCCCAGGGCAGATATTCCGGCAGACGGTGCTGCCACAGGCCATGCGCACCATTCTGCCGCCAGCAGGCAACGAAGTGATCGGTCAGCTGAAAACCACCGCGGTGGTGTCGGTGATCGCGCTGCAGGACGTGCTCTATTCGGCGCAGATCATCTATCAGCGCACCTATGAAGTGATTCCACTGCTGCTGGTGGCCACGGCCTGGTACCTGGTGATGACCTCGGTGCTGTCGGTGCTGCAGCATTACGTGGAAGTGTGGTTCAGCCGCGGCAATGGCCCGGCACGCAGCAGTTGGTTGCGCCGCAACAAGGGCACGCAGGAGTCCGAAGCATGA
- a CDS encoding ABC transporter substrate-binding protein: MKRLALTAAAFALLPLSSAFAADKGVPFDATAKPEADAALHDSLPEAIKKRGSIIAGTNPNTPPTTFYQADNKTLAGREIDIISAVADRLGVKLELRDTGGFDNIIPGLKSGRYDAAISNIDANAKRLEQVDFVGYYNASKLALIGRSDATNGPFNTFPELCGQTVGAGAGTSQVTRLQQASEACVADGKPAINVPIFPDRPAGVQAVISGRVPMFFGPYEGLRYQASQVKALKLAGEITIEDTIVSIALAKDSPLGKPIQAAVNSLIKDGTYQQILDKWEIGFGAVESAGLNEENIK; the protein is encoded by the coding sequence ATGAAACGCCTTGCACTGACCGCTGCTGCCTTCGCACTGCTGCCACTTTCCAGCGCCTTCGCCGCCGACAAGGGCGTGCCTTTCGACGCCACCGCCAAACCCGAGGCCGATGCTGCGCTACACGACAGCCTGCCGGAAGCGATCAAGAAACGTGGCAGCATCATCGCCGGCACCAACCCGAACACGCCGCCGACCACCTTCTACCAGGCCGACAACAAGACCCTTGCAGGGCGTGAAATCGACATCATCAGCGCCGTTGCCGATCGCCTCGGCGTGAAGCTGGAGCTGCGCGATACCGGTGGTTTCGACAACATCATTCCGGGCCTGAAGTCCGGGCGTTACGATGCGGCGATCTCCAATATCGACGCCAATGCCAAGCGTCTCGAGCAGGTGGATTTCGTCGGTTACTACAACGCCTCCAAGCTGGCGCTGATCGGCCGTAGCGATGCCACCAATGGGCCGTTCAATACCTTCCCGGAACTCTGCGGGCAGACCGTCGGCGCCGGCGCCGGCACTTCCCAGGTGACCCGTCTGCAGCAAGCCAGCGAAGCCTGCGTGGCCGATGGTAAGCCTGCCATCAACGTGCCGATCTTTCCGGATCGCCCGGCTGGCGTGCAGGCAGTGATCAGTGGCCGCGTGCCGATGTTCTTCGGCCCCTACGAAGGCCTGCGCTATCAAGCCAGCCAGGTGAAGGCGCTGAAGCTGGCGGGTGAGATCACCATCGAGGACACCATCGTTTCCATCGCCCTGGCCAAGGACTCTCCGCTGGGTAAACCGATCCAGGCAGCGGTCAACTCGCTGATCAAGGACGGCACCTACCAGCAGATTCTCGACAAGTGGGAAATCGGCTTCGGCGCAGTCGAGTCCGCTGGCCTCAACGAAGAAAACATCAAATGA